From the genome of Gracilinanus agilis isolate LMUSP501 chromosome 2, AgileGrace, whole genome shotgun sequence, one region includes:
- the PCK1 gene encoding phosphoenolpyruvate carboxykinase, cytosolic [GTP] has translation MAPQIHNNVNHAAQVVQGSLDALPQEVRDFVESNAQLCQPDKIHICDGSEEENKNIIDCMVEQGMIKKLKKYDNCWLALTDPKDVARIESKTVIITQEQRDTVPIPKTGISQLGRWMSEEDFEKAFSARFPGCMKGRTMYVIPFSMGPIGSPLSKIGIELTDSPYVVASMKIMTRMGTPVLEALGNGEFVKCLHSVGCPLPLKKPLVNNWACNPELTLIAHIPDRREIISFGSGYGGNSLLGKKCFALRIASRIAKEEGWLAEHMLILGITNPEGKKKYFAAAFPSACGKTNLAMMNPTLPGWKVECVGDDIAWMKFDEQGNLRAINPENGFFGVAPGTSVKTNPNAIKTIQKNTIFTNVAETSDGGVYWEGIDEPLGPGVTLTSWKNKEWTPEDGEPCAHANSRFCTPANQCPIIDPAWESPEGVPIEGIIFGGRRPAGIPLVYESINWQHGVFVGASMRSEATAAAEHKGKVIMHDPFAMRPFFGYNFGKYLAHWLSMAQRPAAKLPKIFHVNWFRKDKEGKFLWPGYGENSRVLEWIFNRINGEDNAKLTPIGYIPSEDAFNLKGLTDINMAELFNISKEFWEKEVEDIEKYFEEQVNTDLPYEIEREVVALKQRISQM, from the exons ATGGCTCCCCAGATTCACAATAACGTGAACCACGCCGCCCAGGTTGTCCAGGGCAGCTTGGACGCCTTGCCCCAAGAAGTCAGAGACTTCGTGGAAAGTAACGCCCAGTTGTGCCAACCGGACAAAATTCACATCTGCGATGGTTCTGAGGAAGAGAACAAGAACATTATTGACTGTATGGTGGAACAAGGCATGATCAAGAAACTGAAGAAGTATGATAACtg CTGGTTGGCTCTTACAGATCCCAAAGATGTGGCCAGAATTGAAAGCAAAACTGTCATCATCACCCAGGAGCAAAGAGACACAGTACCAATCCCCAAGACTGGAATTAGCCAACTGGGTCGTTGGATGTCTGAGGAGGACTTTGAGAAAGCCTTCAGTGCCAGATTTCCAGGATGCATGAAAG GCCGAACAATGTACGTGATTCCTTTCAGCATGGGCCCCATTGGTTCTCCTCTGTCAAAGATTGGCATCGAACTGACAGATTCACCCTATGTAGTGGCCAGCATGAAGATCATGACCCGAATGGGAACCCCCGTCTTGGAAGCACTGGGAAATGGGGAATTTGTAAAATGCCTTCATTCCGTGGGCTGCCCCTTACCTTTAAAAA AACCGTTAGTCAACAACTGGGCCTGTAATCCAGAACTGACGCTCATTGCTCACATTCCTGATCGCCGAGAGATTATTTCCTTTGGAAGTGGTTATGGTGGAAACTCTCTCCTGGGGAAAAAGTGCTTTGCCCTCAGAATAGCAAGCAGGATTGCTAAGGAAGAAGGCTGGCTTGCAGAACATATGCTG ATCCTGGGCATCACAAATCCTGAGGGCAAGAAGAAATACTTTGCTGCAGCTTTTCCTAGTGCCTGTGGAAAGACCAACTTGGCAATGATGAACCCAACACTTCCAGGATGGAAAGTTGAATGTGTTGGTGATGATATTGCTTGGATGAAATTTGATGAGCAAG gcaATTTAAGGGCTATTAACCCAGAAAACGGATTTTTTGGAGTCGCTCCTGGGACTTCTGTGAAAACGAACCCCAATGCCATTAAGACTATTCAGAAGAACACTATCTTTACCAACGTTGCAGAAACAAGTGATGGAGGTGTTTACTGGGAAGGCATTGATGAGCCTTTAGGCCCAGGAGTTACACTTACATCATGGAAAAACAAGGAATGGACTCCAGAGGATG GAGAGCCTTGTGCTCATGCTAATTCCCGGTTCTGCACTCCTGCAAACCAGTGTCCCATCATTGATCCTGCCTGGGAGTCTCCAGAAGGAGTTCCAATAGAAGGCATTATCTTTGGAGGCCGTAGACCTGCTG GTATACCTCTGGTCTATGAATCTATAAACTGGCAGCATGGAGTATTTGTTGGGGCCTCAATGAGGTcagaagcaacagcagcagcTGAGCACAAag GCAAAGTCATCATGCATGACCCATTTGCTATGAGACCTTTCTTTGGCTACAACTTTGGGAAGTATCTGGCTCATTGGCTCAGCATGGCTCAGCGCCCAGCAGCTAAACTGCCCAAGATCTTCCATGTCAACTGGTTCCGGAAGGATAAGGAAGGCAAATTCCTTTGGCCAGGATATGGGGAGAACTCCCGTGTCCTGGAGTGGATCTTCAACAGGATCAATGGAGAAGACAATGCTAAACTCACACCCATTGGTTACATCCCTTCTGAAGATGCCTTCAATCTCAAGGGCCTGACTGATATCAACATGGCAGAGCTCTTCAACATCTCCAAGGAGTTCTGGGAGAAAGAGGTGGAGGACATTGAGAAGTACTTTGAAGAGCAAGTCAATACTGACCTGCCTTATGAAATTGAAAGGGAAGTCGTTGCCCTTAAGCAAAGAATAAGCCAGATGTAA